A window of the Loxodonta africana isolate mLoxAfr1 chromosome 3, mLoxAfr1.hap2, whole genome shotgun sequence genome harbors these coding sequences:
- the EXTL2 gene encoding exostosin-like 2 isoform X3, with protein MRCCHICKLPGRVMGIRVLRFSLTYNRTDLLLRLLNHYQAIPHLHKVIVVWNNVGEKGPDELWNSLGPHPVPVIFKLQTANRMRNRLQVFPELETSAVLMVDDDTLISAQDLVFAFSVWQQFPDQIVGFVPRKHVSTSSGIYSYGGFELQTPGFGNGDQYSMVLIGASFFNSKYLELFQKQPAAVHALIDETQNCDDIAMNFIISRHTGKTSGVFVKPVNMGSLEKETNGGYPGMWHRAEHFLQRSYCINKLVKIYDSMPLKYSNIMISQFGFPYANHKSKM; from the exons ATGAG GTGTTGCCACATCTGCAAACTTCCTGGGAGAGTGATGGGGATCCGAGTGCTTCGTTTCTCTTTG ACATACAACAGAACGGATCTCTTGTTGCGACTTTTAAATCACTATCAGGCAATACCACATCTGCACAAAGTGATTGTTGTGTGGAACAACGTTGGGGAGAAgggaccagacgagttatggaattcTCTAGGGCCTCACCCTGTCCCTGTCATCTTCAAACTACAGACAGCAAACAGAATGAGAAATCGACTCCAGGTCTTCCCTGAACTGGAAACCAGTG CGGTGTTAATGGTAGACGATGACACGCTCATTAGTGCCCAGGACCTTGTTTTTGCTTTCTCTGTCTGGCAG CAATTTCCTGATCAGATTGTAGGATTTGTTCCTAGAAAGCATGTCTCTACTTCATCAGGTATCTACAGTTACGGAGGTTTTGAACTGCAAACACCAGGGTTTGGAAATGGTGACCAGTACTCTATGGTGCTGATTGGAGCTTCATTCTTCAACAGCAAATACCTTGAGCTCTTTCAGAAGCAACCTGCAGCTGTCCATGCTTTGATAGATGAAACTCAAAACTGTGATGACATCGCCATGAATTTTATCATCTCCAGGCACACTGGGAAGACTTCAGGGGTATTTGTGAAACCTGTAAACATGGGCAGTTTAGAAAAAGAAACCAACGGTGGCTATCCTGGAATGTGGCATCGAGCTGAGCACTTTCTGCAGAGGTCTTACTGTATAAATAAGCTGGTTAAGATCTATGATAGCATGCCCTTAAAATACTCCAACATTATGATTTCTCAGTTTGGTTTTCCATATGCCAACCACAAAAGTAAAATGTGA
- the EXTL2 gene encoding exostosin-like 2 isoform X1 — MRCCHICKLPGRVMGIRVLRFSLVVILVLLLVAGALTALLPNIKEDKMLALRREIKFQGKSTTDSFTLIMQTYNRTDLLLRLLNHYQAIPHLHKVIVVWNNVGEKGPDELWNSLGPHPVPVIFKLQTANRMRNRLQVFPELETSAVLMVDDDTLISAQDLVFAFSVWQQFPDQIVGFVPRKHVSTSSGIYSYGGFELQTPGFGNGDQYSMVLIGASFFNSKYLELFQKQPAAVHALIDETQNCDDIAMNFIISRHTGKTSGVFVKPVNMGSLEKETNGGYPGMWHRAEHFLQRSYCINKLVKIYDSMPLKYSNIMISQFGFPYANHKSKM; from the exons ATGAG GTGTTGCCACATCTGCAAACTTCCTGGGAGAGTGATGGGGATCCGAGTGCTTCGTTTCTCTTTGGTAGTTATCCTTGTGTTGTTACTGGTAGCTGGTGCTTTGACGGCTTTACTCCCTAATATCAAAGAAGACAAGATGCTCGCATTGCGTAGGGAGATAAAATTCCAGGGCAAGTCCACCACAGATTCCTTTACTCTTATCATGCAGACATACAACAGAACGGATCTCTTGTTGCGACTTTTAAATCACTATCAGGCAATACCACATCTGCACAAAGTGATTGTTGTGTGGAACAACGTTGGGGAGAAgggaccagacgagttatggaattcTCTAGGGCCTCACCCTGTCCCTGTCATCTTCAAACTACAGACAGCAAACAGAATGAGAAATCGACTCCAGGTCTTCCCTGAACTGGAAACCAGTG CGGTGTTAATGGTAGACGATGACACGCTCATTAGTGCCCAGGACCTTGTTTTTGCTTTCTCTGTCTGGCAG CAATTTCCTGATCAGATTGTAGGATTTGTTCCTAGAAAGCATGTCTCTACTTCATCAGGTATCTACAGTTACGGAGGTTTTGAACTGCAAACACCAGGGTTTGGAAATGGTGACCAGTACTCTATGGTGCTGATTGGAGCTTCATTCTTCAACAGCAAATACCTTGAGCTCTTTCAGAAGCAACCTGCAGCTGTCCATGCTTTGATAGATGAAACTCAAAACTGTGATGACATCGCCATGAATTTTATCATCTCCAGGCACACTGGGAAGACTTCAGGGGTATTTGTGAAACCTGTAAACATGGGCAGTTTAGAAAAAGAAACCAACGGTGGCTATCCTGGAATGTGGCATCGAGCTGAGCACTTTCTGCAGAGGTCTTACTGTATAAATAAGCTGGTTAAGATCTATGATAGCATGCCCTTAAAATACTCCAACATTATGATTTCTCAGTTTGGTTTTCCATATGCCAACCACAAAAGTAAAATGTGA
- the EXTL2 gene encoding exostosin-like 2 isoform X2, translating into MGIRVLRFSLVVILVLLLVAGALTALLPNIKEDKMLALRREIKFQGKSTTDSFTLIMQTYNRTDLLLRLLNHYQAIPHLHKVIVVWNNVGEKGPDELWNSLGPHPVPVIFKLQTANRMRNRLQVFPELETSAVLMVDDDTLISAQDLVFAFSVWQQFPDQIVGFVPRKHVSTSSGIYSYGGFELQTPGFGNGDQYSMVLIGASFFNSKYLELFQKQPAAVHALIDETQNCDDIAMNFIISRHTGKTSGVFVKPVNMGSLEKETNGGYPGMWHRAEHFLQRSYCINKLVKIYDSMPLKYSNIMISQFGFPYANHKSKM; encoded by the exons ATGGGGATCCGAGTGCTTCGTTTCTCTTTGGTAGTTATCCTTGTGTTGTTACTGGTAGCTGGTGCTTTGACGGCTTTACTCCCTAATATCAAAGAAGACAAGATGCTCGCATTGCGTAGGGAGATAAAATTCCAGGGCAAGTCCACCACAGATTCCTTTACTCTTATCATGCAGACATACAACAGAACGGATCTCTTGTTGCGACTTTTAAATCACTATCAGGCAATACCACATCTGCACAAAGTGATTGTTGTGTGGAACAACGTTGGGGAGAAgggaccagacgagttatggaattcTCTAGGGCCTCACCCTGTCCCTGTCATCTTCAAACTACAGACAGCAAACAGAATGAGAAATCGACTCCAGGTCTTCCCTGAACTGGAAACCAGTG CGGTGTTAATGGTAGACGATGACACGCTCATTAGTGCCCAGGACCTTGTTTTTGCTTTCTCTGTCTGGCAG CAATTTCCTGATCAGATTGTAGGATTTGTTCCTAGAAAGCATGTCTCTACTTCATCAGGTATCTACAGTTACGGAGGTTTTGAACTGCAAACACCAGGGTTTGGAAATGGTGACCAGTACTCTATGGTGCTGATTGGAGCTTCATTCTTCAACAGCAAATACCTTGAGCTCTTTCAGAAGCAACCTGCAGCTGTCCATGCTTTGATAGATGAAACTCAAAACTGTGATGACATCGCCATGAATTTTATCATCTCCAGGCACACTGGGAAGACTTCAGGGGTATTTGTGAAACCTGTAAACATGGGCAGTTTAGAAAAAGAAACCAACGGTGGCTATCCTGGAATGTGGCATCGAGCTGAGCACTTTCTGCAGAGGTCTTACTGTATAAATAAGCTGGTTAAGATCTATGATAGCATGCCCTTAAAATACTCCAACATTATGATTTCTCAGTTTGGTTTTCCATATGCCAACCACAAAAGTAAAATGTGA
- the EXTL2 gene encoding exostosin-like 2 isoform X4, with translation MGIRVLRFSLTYNRTDLLLRLLNHYQAIPHLHKVIVVWNNVGEKGPDELWNSLGPHPVPVIFKLQTANRMRNRLQVFPELETSAVLMVDDDTLISAQDLVFAFSVWQQFPDQIVGFVPRKHVSTSSGIYSYGGFELQTPGFGNGDQYSMVLIGASFFNSKYLELFQKQPAAVHALIDETQNCDDIAMNFIISRHTGKTSGVFVKPVNMGSLEKETNGGYPGMWHRAEHFLQRSYCINKLVKIYDSMPLKYSNIMISQFGFPYANHKSKM, from the exons ATGGGGATCCGAGTGCTTCGTTTCTCTTTG ACATACAACAGAACGGATCTCTTGTTGCGACTTTTAAATCACTATCAGGCAATACCACATCTGCACAAAGTGATTGTTGTGTGGAACAACGTTGGGGAGAAgggaccagacgagttatggaattcTCTAGGGCCTCACCCTGTCCCTGTCATCTTCAAACTACAGACAGCAAACAGAATGAGAAATCGACTCCAGGTCTTCCCTGAACTGGAAACCAGTG CGGTGTTAATGGTAGACGATGACACGCTCATTAGTGCCCAGGACCTTGTTTTTGCTTTCTCTGTCTGGCAG CAATTTCCTGATCAGATTGTAGGATTTGTTCCTAGAAAGCATGTCTCTACTTCATCAGGTATCTACAGTTACGGAGGTTTTGAACTGCAAACACCAGGGTTTGGAAATGGTGACCAGTACTCTATGGTGCTGATTGGAGCTTCATTCTTCAACAGCAAATACCTTGAGCTCTTTCAGAAGCAACCTGCAGCTGTCCATGCTTTGATAGATGAAACTCAAAACTGTGATGACATCGCCATGAATTTTATCATCTCCAGGCACACTGGGAAGACTTCAGGGGTATTTGTGAAACCTGTAAACATGGGCAGTTTAGAAAAAGAAACCAACGGTGGCTATCCTGGAATGTGGCATCGAGCTGAGCACTTTCTGCAGAGGTCTTACTGTATAAATAAGCTGGTTAAGATCTATGATAGCATGCCCTTAAAATACTCCAACATTATGATTTCTCAGTTTGGTTTTCCATATGCCAACCACAAAAGTAAAATGTGA